One part of the Desulfovibrio sp. genome encodes these proteins:
- the ligA gene encoding NAD-dependent DNA ligase LigA, protein MSQNSRNGRQEQNSLFATAPAGGPSSEERNRARWLAAELERHNYLYHTLDAPEITDDQFDALFHELAALEDRWPELRSAHSPTLRVGGKLLDGLAKKSHSRQMYGLDNVFSAEEWRDFVERMRRAWDVELNGPLPQAFWCDPKMDGLALEIIYVNGVLQEALTRGDGEVGEVVTEAVRTIRTVPLRLRGEGPFPARLEVRGEVVMFKKDFEALNERQESLGQKTFANPRNAAAGTLRQLDISVTESRPLRFLAYSLGDALWFPAQPCRLHSELMARLKEYGFLTPPGGKLCATAQDVEEYVNWVRENRPQFPMEIDGAVAKQDDLEAQEALGFTARAPRFAVAFKFPAMQAQTLLEGIEIQVGRTGALTPVALLAPVAVGGVMVSRATLHNEDEIRARDVRVGDTVIVQRAGDVIPEVVGPVLDKRPAGAEPYPFPRTCPACGQPVYREEGEAAWRCENLACPAIRLRSITHFVSKAGLDIQGVGQKWIEQLVTSGRVQSPADLFSLSVQELLGFERMGEVLAQKFVDALENARHTATLQRLISALGIRHVGEQTARTLAARFADLDELENATVESLLALPDVGPEVASSIRNFFDSPANREQLARLKENGPWPKGADAAQGAQAVAEGPLAGKTILFTGTLGVPRGTAQKWAEAAGAIPLGSVSKKLNYLVAGEKAGSKLDKARDLGVTVLDETEFTNLLRESGIAPE, encoded by the coding sequence ATGTCACAGAATTCTCGTAACGGCAGGCAGGAGCAGAACAGTCTCTTTGCCACAGCACCCGCTGGCGGCCCCAGCAGCGAAGAGCGCAACCGCGCCCGCTGGCTGGCCGCAGAGCTGGAACGCCACAACTATCTGTACCACACGCTGGATGCGCCGGAAATTACGGACGACCAGTTCGACGCCCTGTTTCATGAGCTGGCTGCCTTGGAAGACCGCTGGCCAGAACTGCGTTCTGCCCATTCGCCCACCCTGCGCGTGGGCGGCAAGCTGCTGGATGGTCTTGCCAAAAAATCCCACAGCCGCCAGATGTACGGTCTGGACAACGTATTTTCTGCCGAAGAATGGCGCGATTTTGTGGAGCGCATGCGCCGCGCGTGGGATGTGGAGCTCAATGGCCCCCTGCCGCAGGCTTTTTGGTGTGATCCCAAAATGGACGGCCTTGCGCTGGAAATCATCTATGTAAACGGCGTGTTGCAGGAAGCCCTGACCCGTGGCGACGGCGAAGTGGGCGAAGTTGTCACCGAGGCCGTGCGCACCATCCGTACCGTGCCGCTGCGGCTCAGGGGCGAGGGGCCGTTTCCTGCGCGGCTTGAGGTGCGCGGTGAAGTGGTGATGTTCAAAAAGGATTTTGAGGCTCTCAACGAGCGACAGGAATCGCTGGGGCAAAAAACCTTTGCCAACCCGCGCAATGCCGCCGCTGGAACCCTGCGCCAGCTTGATATTTCGGTTACGGAATCGCGTCCGCTGCGTTTTCTGGCCTACAGTCTGGGCGATGCGCTGTGGTTTCCGGCGCAGCCCTGCCGTCTGCATTCCGAGCTCATGGCCCGGCTGAAAGAATACGGTTTTCTTACGCCCCCAGGCGGAAAACTGTGTGCAACAGCACAGGATGTTGAAGAATACGTAAACTGGGTGCGCGAGAACAGACCCCAATTCCCCATGGAAATCGACGGCGCGGTCGCCAAACAGGACGACCTTGAAGCGCAGGAGGCCCTGGGCTTTACGGCCCGCGCGCCGCGTTTTGCCGTGGCTTTCAAGTTTCCGGCCATGCAGGCCCAAACCCTGCTTGAGGGCATAGAAATTCAGGTGGGGCGCACGGGTGCTCTTACGCCTGTTGCCCTGCTTGCGCCGGTGGCCGTGGGCGGGGTGATGGTATCGCGCGCGACCCTGCACAACGAGGACGAAATCCGCGCGCGCGACGTGCGCGTGGGTGACACTGTTATTGTGCAGCGCGCGGGCGACGTCATACCCGAAGTGGTGGGCCCTGTGCTGGATAAACGGCCTGCTGGCGCGGAACCTTACCCGTTTCCCCGCACCTGTCCGGCCTGTGGACAGCCCGTGTACCGGGAGGAAGGCGAGGCCGCCTGGCGGTGCGAAAATCTGGCTTGCCCTGCTATTCGCCTGCGCTCCATTACCCACTTTGTTTCCAAGGCTGGGCTTGATATTCAGGGTGTGGGGCAGAAGTGGATTGAGCAGCTTGTGACCAGCGGGCGCGTACAGTCGCCAGCCGACCTGTTCAGTCTGAGCGTACAGGAACTGCTTGGTTTTGAACGCATGGGCGAGGTGCTGGCGCAAAAGTTTGTGGACGCGCTTGAAAACGCCCGTCACACCGCCACCCTGCAAAGGCTCATCAGCGCGCTTGGCATTCGCCATGTGGGCGAGCAGACAGCCCGCACGCTGGCCGCGCGTTTTGCCGACCTGGACGAGCTGGAAAACGCCACTGTAGAGAGCTTGCTGGCCCTGCCCGATGTGGGGCCGGAAGTGGCCTCGTCCATACGCAACTTTTTTGACAGCCCCGCCAACCGCGAGCAACTTGCTCGGCTCAAGGAGAATGGCCCGTGGCCCAAGGGCGCGGATGCCGCTCAGGGGGCGCAAGCGGTTGCCGAAGGCCCGCTGGCTGGCAAAACCATTCTCTTTACAGGTACGCTCGGCGTGCCGCGCGGCACTGCGCAAAAGTGGGCCGAGGCCGCCGGGGCCATTCCCCTTGGTTCGGTGAGCAAAAAACTCAACTACCTTGTGGCGGGCGAAAAGGCGGGCAGCAAACTTGATAAGGCACGCGACCTTGGCGTAACTGTGCTGGACGAAACGGAATTTACAAACCTGTTGCGTGAATCCGGCATTGCACCGGAATAA
- the dapB gene encoding 4-hydroxy-tetrahydrodipicolinate reductase, whose amino-acid sequence MSTSIIVVGASGRMGKTISGLVEADPQFTLAGLVDSPERIGALAGVACPVSDSLAALLPKVPGAVVIDFTAPSVSLQSAKAVAQTGNALVIGTTGFTDAEKDELRALAMRAPIFWASNMSIGVNVLLNILPQLTRALGEDYDIEMVELHHNRKKDSPSGTALTLGECLAEARDWKLNDVRCSARDGIIGARPKEEIGIQAIRGGDVVGVHTVYFMGPGERIEVTHQAHSRENFARGAIRAAGWMAGQKPGKLYSMQDVIKDI is encoded by the coding sequence ATGAGCACTTCAATTATCGTGGTTGGGGCAAGCGGTCGCATGGGCAAGACCATCAGCGGGCTTGTGGAAGCCGACCCGCAGTTTACCCTTGCCGGACTGGTGGACAGCCCGGAGCGCATTGGCGCTCTTGCGGGTGTAGCCTGTCCTGTTTCCGACAGCCTTGCGGCTCTGCTGCCCAAGGTTCCGGGCGCGGTGGTCATTGATTTCACGGCCCCCTCGGTGAGCCTGCAGTCGGCCAAGGCCGTGGCACAGACCGGCAACGCCCTTGTTATCGGCACCACTGGCTTTACCGATGCGGAAAAAGACGAACTGCGCGCTCTGGCCATGCGGGCTCCCATTTTCTGGGCTTCGAACATGAGCATCGGCGTAAACGTGCTGCTCAATATTCTGCCCCAGCTCACCAGAGCTCTTGGTGAAGATTACGACATTGAAATGGTTGAGCTGCACCACAACCGCAAAAAGGACAGCCCCAGCGGTACGGCCCTGACCCTTGGCGAATGCCTTGCCGAAGCCCGCGACTGGAAGCTCAACGATGTGCGCTGCTCTGCCCGTGACGGTATCATTGGCGCGCGCCCCAAGGAAGAAATTGGCATTCAGGCCATCCGAGGCGGCGATGTGGTTGGCGTACACACCGTGTACTTTATGGGGCCGGGAGAACGCATTGAAGTAACCCATCAGGCCCACTCGCGTGAGAACTTTGCGCGCGGCGCCATCCGCGCTGCTGGCTGGATGGCAGGGCAGAAGCCCGGCAAGCTCTACAGCATGCAGGATGTGATCAAGGACATTTAA
- a CDS encoding methyl-accepting chemotaxis protein, with amino-acid sequence MKLINSGLIANVNDLIASNLSMLKVPAQSGQAQSAIEGASGEMDVLIKSLIKEYKGVNSLFVLNSKGIAVSGASSAGESFIGNNYGEREYFKTAMQGKDAIDPNIIVSKTTKKEVFALATPVLGDDGKPIGAVCVTINWNDYVKSHVNNIKVADNGYAFIIDANGRVIAHPSPDMYMSDASTMDFVLKALKMKQGSFDYDFKGRRKVLVFSTIEKTGWIVCISAFEDDLASDALAQRNVLIALAACIFIVLLGSIIFMVRRVITSPLKNIMDYSAQIAHGNFKASLAGNFSFELAELAGNFKETTEVLKNRLGFADGVLQGITFPTLVVDTEVNITYVNEAMLKLVGFKRPAKDALGMPSAEFFYGDPSRRTVCHKCLAEGTNAHGIETDMTFSDGVHRYLRIDASLIHDLDGKVVGAMTLVFDLTEIKKQQLTIEQQRDTVAQIAQNANTIADRLSTATEELSTQVEQASRGADQQTQRVSETATAMEQMNVSVLEVARNAGGASDTTTDAKRKAEHGADVVNKVVLGINQLHDQALALKSGMASLGDQAQSIGQIMTVISDIADQTNLLALNAAIEAARAGEAGRGFAVVADEVRKLAEKTMQATREVGSAIQGIQSGTSQNIDKVNSTVNTIEQTTELAGTSGAALSEIVVLVDQAADQAHSIAAAAEEQSATSDEINRSIEQINTISAETSSAMAHSAAAVTELAKQAQELKKLIAQMVS; translated from the coding sequence ATGAAGCTCATAAACAGCGGCCTTATTGCCAACGTTAACGACCTGATTGCTTCCAACCTGAGCATGCTCAAAGTTCCTGCGCAAAGCGGACAGGCGCAAAGCGCCATAGAGGGTGCCAGTGGAGAAATGGACGTTCTTATCAAATCCCTTATCAAGGAATACAAGGGCGTTAATTCGCTTTTTGTATTAAACAGCAAGGGTATTGCCGTATCTGGCGCATCAAGTGCAGGAGAATCTTTCATTGGTAACAATTACGGCGAAAGAGAATATTTTAAAACTGCCATGCAAGGCAAAGACGCCATTGATCCAAACATTATAGTTTCAAAAACAACCAAAAAAGAAGTATTTGCACTTGCAACTCCAGTTCTCGGTGATGACGGCAAGCCCATTGGCGCTGTTTGTGTCACGATCAACTGGAATGACTATGTAAAAAGCCATGTTAACAACATCAAGGTTGCGGATAACGGTTACGCATTCATCATTGACGCCAATGGCCGTGTTATAGCCCACCCCAGCCCAGATATGTACATGAGCGATGCCAGCACAATGGATTTTGTGCTCAAGGCGCTCAAAATGAAACAAGGCTCTTTTGATTATGATTTCAAGGGCAGACGCAAGGTACTTGTATTCAGCACTATTGAAAAAACAGGCTGGATTGTCTGCATTTCTGCCTTTGAAGACGATCTTGCCAGCGATGCGCTTGCGCAACGCAATGTTCTTATTGCCCTTGCCGCATGTATTTTTATTGTGCTTCTTGGCAGCATCATCTTTATGGTGCGTCGTGTTATTACCAGCCCTCTTAAAAATATCATGGATTACAGTGCGCAGATTGCGCATGGAAATTTCAAGGCTTCGCTTGCTGGCAATTTCAGTTTTGAACTGGCGGAACTTGCTGGCAACTTCAAGGAAACCACAGAGGTGCTTAAAAACCGTCTTGGCTTTGCAGACGGCGTGTTGCAGGGCATTACCTTCCCTACCCTTGTTGTGGATACGGAGGTCAACATTACCTACGTGAATGAAGCCATGCTCAAGCTGGTGGGCTTCAAGCGCCCCGCCAAAGACGCCCTTGGCATGCCCTCTGCCGAATTTTTCTACGGTGATCCCAGCAGGCGCACCGTCTGCCACAAATGCCTTGCAGAAGGAACAAACGCGCACGGCATTGAAACAGATATGACCTTCTCTGACGGCGTACACAGGTATCTGCGCATCGACGCTTCGCTCATTCACGATCTGGACGGAAAAGTGGTGGGCGCAATGACCCTGGTGTTTGACCTGACGGAAATCAAAAAGCAGCAGCTCACCATTGAACAACAACGCGATACGGTTGCCCAGATCGCACAGAATGCCAATACCATTGCCGACCGGCTTTCCACCGCTACAGAAGAACTTTCCACGCAGGTGGAGCAGGCCAGCCGTGGAGCCGACCAGCAGACACAGCGCGTTTCTGAAACGGCCACGGCCATGGAACAGATGAATGTCTCTGTGCTTGAAGTGGCACGCAACGCTGGCGGCGCTTCAGACACCACAACCGACGCCAAGCGCAAGGCAGAGCACGGTGCGGATGTGGTCAACAAGGTGGTGCTGGGCATAAATCAGCTGCACGATCAGGCTCTGGCGCTCAAAAGTGGCATGGCTTCGCTGGGCGATCAGGCCCAGAGCATCGGCCAGATCATGACCGTTATTTCAGACATTGCCGACCAGACCAACCTGCTGGCCCTCAACGCGGCCATTGAAGCGGCACGGGCTGGCGAAGCCGGACGCGGCTTTGCCGTGGTAGCCGACGAAGTGCGCAAACTGGCAGAAAAGACCATGCAGGCGACCCGCGAGGTTGGCTCTGCAATTCAGGGCATACAGAGCGGCACATCGCAGAACATTGATAAGGTCAACAGCACGGTCAACACCATCGAGCAGACCACCGAGCTTGCGGGCACCTCTGGCGCGGCCCTTTCCGAAATCGTGGTGCTGGTTGATCAGGCTGCGGATCAGGCCCATTCCATCGCCGCAGCCGCCGAAGAGCAGTCGGCCACCAGCGACGAGATCAACCGTTCCATCGAGCAGATCAACACCATCAGTGCCGAGACTTCTTCTGCCATGGCCCACTCTGCGGCTGCTGTTACCGAGCTTGCAAAGCAGGCGCAGGAACTCAAGAAGCTCATCGCCCAGATGGTTTCGTAA